The Desulfopila inferna region ATAGGGGCCTTGACCACATCGAGCCCTTTTATGACTTCATAGGGTTTACCCTTGAACTGGTTCTTGAAAAACGGCTGTTCGATTTCAGCGCCGAGTCCCGGGTCTTCCTCATGTTCGAGGACCTCAAAACCGATGAGGGTAAAATCCGTTCTCAGTGCCAGCATAACGGCGATATGGGTTTTAAATCCGGGAAACTTGCCGCTGAGAAGATATGCCGCTCTTTCACCGTCATCGGTTATGGTCTGAAATTTCTCAGCCAGGCGAAAATCTTTTCCAGGGCCGATCGCCGAGGCAATGGCGCTGTCCCGCTCTTTATCTTCACGTACCTTTTCGCGGTCGATGTCTACATCGCTTTGAGCTGCAAGATTACCATTAAGATCGATTTCCAGGAAGACGAAGGGGCTGGAGGCCTGTTCGCCGCCCGGCAAAAGGTAACCGATAGACTGTTCTCCCCCCCGGGAAACCACATACCG contains the following coding sequences:
- a CDS encoding FMN-binding protein, translating into MKEMLTIVFRLTLSCILAATVMGVTFVFTNEAKIHNEHLKEERVAFSLLGFQDEVPESVEMNTIYRYVVSRGGEQSIGYLLPGGEQASSPFVFLEIDLNGNLAAQSDVDIDREKVREDKERDSAIASAIGPGKDFRLAEKFQTITDDGERAAYLLSGKFPGFKTHIAVMLALRTDFTLIGFEVLEHEEDPGLGAEIEQPFFKNQFKGKPYEVIKGLDVVKAPIPTDYMEALEMDLPPEDIAQVMEKYRGQDIYALTGATISTVAVTDGIKAMVRKFAYRINILDSVVDTQNISVSF